One genomic window of Saccharomyces cerevisiae S288C chromosome XII, complete sequence includes the following:
- a CDS encoding uncharacterized protein (hypothetical protein; phosphorylated by Dbf2p-Mob1p in vitro; some strains contain microsatellite polymophisms at this locus; not an essential gene; YLR177W has a paralog, PSP1, that arose from the whole genome duplication), protein MELPSINSTTSISDNQELRNYYDKLLFKNNSGKSLADLPGKMADFNDNSAAAHPRSRVDFINGYIGFREDKQSLLGQKNTKRASFSAFADEGRKQSEMSINGKSPNLSLFSFEFNGTPTQDRKPYKQDYLNVMNTSPNNILSPLNNSSQKYYPQKQQQQQQQQQQQQQQSIFDPGRRSSYISDALIHGNAATQQPQYSQPVYINNNPSLQVPYTAPSEYTQQQQYSSPFNARRNTQPVLNLHPAAAPTNDAGLAVVDGKNLTSSKELHDLYLDCGSNYFASDKVYKFIDSIKGTLRGDNVSASSSRIIEFLDFLKNCNLNYNPQSDAFISTAVSNASSTGAAKSKNSTSMHLHYKPLVLVSLKNGKLELLSKPQTATLILKRGDLVIIDGDRGKDLVLVVEPVVDINLALFINFLKKKIHFDSLITNSQQHFPNDQFIKTLVDTTNGKPVAHELNPKLYDIIELTQLIIPSKQVLRFATPWESSTNLHNKFQDELKALHIAQLKLRSLNNNNSGGGLNIKILNAEFQFDRKKLTFYYICQERNDFRDLIKELFKFYKTRIWLCAIPNNLSIDSKFYDSNKFEWEMYQDMMSHYSMDNTGIVVAPELNRLKLDDFQIGVYMELVKVLFG, encoded by the coding sequence ATGGAGCTGCCTTCAATAAATAGCACCACAAGTATATCCGACAACCAGGAGTTAAGGAATTACTATGACAAGTTGCTGTTCAAGAACAATAGTGGCAAGTCGCTAGCGGATTTGCCAGGAAAAATGGCAGATTTTAACGACAACAGCGCTGCTGCGCATCCCCGCTCCAGAGTTGACTTTATCAACGGTTACATCGGTTTCAGAGAGGATAAGCAGTCTCTTCTGGGGCAGAAGAACACTAAAAGGGCCTCGTTCAGCGCATTTGCGGACGAAGGAAGGAAACAGAGCGAGATGAGCATTAACGGGAAGAGCCCTAATTTGTCTCTTTTCTCATTTGAGTTTAACGGCACCCCGACTCAGGACAGAAAGCCATACAAACAGGATTACTTGAATGTGATGAACACTTCGCCTaacaatattctttctcCCTTAAACAACAGCTCCCAAAAATACTATCCACAGaaacagcagcagcagcagcagcagcagcagcagcaacagcaacaaagCATCTTTGACCCGGGAAGAAGATCTTCCTATATTTCTGATGCGCTGATTCATGGCAATGCGGCTACCCAGCAACCACAATACTCGCAACCTGTATATATTAACAACAACCCATCTTTGCAAGTACCATACACTGCTCCTTCCGAGTATACTCAGCAGCAACAGTACTCGTCACCCTTCAATGCTAGGCGCAACACCCAGCCAGTGCTGAACTTGCATCCGGCAGCCGCTCCCACAAACGATGCCGGATTGGCGGTTGTCGACGGCAAGAATTTGACGTCATCCAAGGAGCTGCATGACTTATATCTTGACTGCGGGTCAAACTATTTTGCTAGTGATAAAGTTTATAAATTTATTGACAGCATAAAGGGAACTTTACGCGGGGATAATGTCTCCGCCTCCAGTTCCAGGATTATAGAgtttttggattttttgaaaaattgtaaTCTGAATTACAACCCACAGTCTGACGCATTCATCTCCACTGCTGTTTCAAACGCTTCGTCGACCGGGGCGGCCAAATCCAAGAACAGCACTTCAATGCATTTGCACTATAAGCCATTAGTGTTAGTATCGTTGAAAAATGGTAAGCTCGAACTGTTGTCTAAACCACAAACGGCCACACTTATACTGAAAAGGGGCGATTTGGtcattattgatggtgaTCGTGGTAAAGATTTAGTTTTGGTGGTGGAACCGGTTGTAGATATAAATTTGGCACtatttataaattttttgaagaaaaaaattcacttTGATTCTCTAATCACCAATAGTCAACAGCATTTCCCCAATGACCAGTTTATCAAGACTCTGGTTGATACAACCAATGGTAAGCCGGTCGCTCATGAGTTGAATCCGAAGTTATATGATATCATTGAACTAACGCAATTGATCATCCCATCAAAGCAGGTTCTGAGATTTGCCACCCCGTGGGAATCCTCCACGAATTTACACAACAAATTCCAGGATGAGCTAAAGGCTCTTCACATTGCACAGCTAAAACTGAGGTCGctaaataacaataactCCGGTGGCGGGTTGAAcatcaaaatattgaatGCAGAGTTCCAATTCGACAGAAAGAAATTGACTTTCTACTACATTTGCCAGGAGCGTAATGATTTCAGAGACCTGATCAAAGAACTCTTTAAGTTTTACAAAACAAGAATTTGGCTTTGTGCTATACCGAACAATTTATCGATAGAttcc
- the RFX1 gene encoding Rfx1p (Major transcriptional repressor of DNA-damage-regulated genes; recruits repressors Tup1p and Cyc8p to their promoters; involved in DNA damage and replication checkpoint pathway; similar to a family of mammalian DNA binding RFX1-4 proteins) → MVIFKERKPTENLFTRKIPAKYFIFSPSFLSVHYFEFYLPMSGDNNIEPTSRGSNDNSNGPSNGSSVNSNRYSLNAPKYSSQPPPASHTYLPPMSVNIPPIASKSSSIYSLLHQSSPRPETPNPILPPLIGSGPGSHKPSPTPTQPPAQPATQRQPATYSVYPASISLNRSNSSAYPLSFKSEETLNNNPPTAAKRTNTFPSIPSSTKKQKTSQEKRISSISRRNTQEIIAKQIAENNKSKTIEEYAQIVKHAEIKVLSMDSQNTSKAALQLAEQNRERERQVFALLWLMKNCKSQHDSYVPRGKIFAQYASSCSQNNLKPLSQASLGKLIRTVFPDLTTRRLGMRGQSKYHYCGLKLTVNESGSVSLNNNNASLSLVHNNDPISPLSSPSPSSPSPQVPNVSSPFSLNRKSLSRTGSPVKQSSNDNPNEPELESQHPNETEANKLDSLPPAANNPTGTLSSDELTFTHDLIEKVFNCNDKLSDNYNTQILSNTEHPLLTSYKLDFPKIPAGVLPTDTDSDVISSLESLYHIHCNSVYECIKFLKSDNISNALFFSNSNSISPTMFNLFISEPLIDWVTKCDLITYTGLIKFFSQFIIHSNEISDSIIQKLESMIKLLPEQINKAVLELPKALVQRKLSIINNFTKLVKKLIKLLKFILNFLKSFPIFKSGMNNDWKNIVNLDDILEMMINEDDTNSETNTIMQHLQGFCQVFVTKFLNSSMSVSNDPSVSIECKSLNEMIKDFCSFISLQSKFSCLKLIDCSTRFRNAIIGDISLKSNENLLSWLFLNNVMGQLLNYCFEVMKFVNGLKV, encoded by the coding sequence ATGGTAATCTTCAAAGAACGCAAACCAACAGAAAACCTTTTCACTAGAAAAATACCTGCCAAGTACTTCATCTTCTCGCCTAGTTTTTTGTCTGTTcattattttgaattttatttgCCCATGTCCGGTGATAATAACATTGAACCTACTAGTCGGGGCTCGAACGACAATAGCAACGGTCCAAGTAACGGATCTTCGGTAAACAGTAATCGGTACAGTTTAAACGCACCCAAGTACAGCAGCCAACCACCGCCAGCATCACACACTTATTTGCCCCCCATGTCAGTGAATATCCCGCCCATAGCGAGCAAATCATCGTCAATATACAGCCTGCTACACCAAAGTTCCCCCCGCCCGGAGACGCCAAATCCAATATTACCGCCACTTATCGGTAGTGGTCCCGGCTCCCATAAACCATCTCCTACCCCTACACAGCCTCCTGCACAACCCGCAACACAACGGCAACCTGCCACATACTCAGTGTATCCAGCGTCTATCAGCCTGAATAGATCGAATTCATCTGCTTACCCACTTTCTTTCAAGTCAGAGGAAACCTTAAACAATAATCCTCCTACTGCTGCCAAACGTACCAATACCTTCCCCTCAATTCCAAGCAGTACgaaaaaacagaaaacaAGCCAAGAGAAACGAATCTCTTCCATTTCAAGGAGAAACACGCAAGAAATAATTGCTAAGCAAATTGCAGAAAATAACAAATCTAAAACCATCGAGGAGTATGCGCAGATCGTGAAGCATGCAGAAATCAAAGTCCTGAGCATGGACTCACAGAACACTTCAAAGGCAGCTTTGCAGCTGGCGGAACAAAACagagaaagagaaagacAAGTGTTTGCGTTACTTTggttaatgaaaaattgtaAATCTCAGCACGATAGTTACGTACCAAGAGGCAAAATATTTGCTCAATACGCTTCATCTTGTTCCCAAAACAACCTGAAGCCCTTATCACAGGCGTCATTAGGGAAGTTGATAAGAACAGTTTTTCCTGATTTAACGACTAGAAGGCTGGGTATGAGAGGTCAATCCAAATACCACTACTGCGGATTGAAACTAACTGTCAACGAAAGCGGCTCCGTGTCCCttaataacaacaatgcTTCGTTATCCTTAGTACACAATAACGATCCCATATCGCCCCTATCGTCTCCATCGCCCTCTTCACCTTCGCCGCAGGTACCTAACGTTTCATCGCCGTTCTCATTAAATAGAAAAAGTCTTTCTCGAACTGGGTCGCCCGTTAAACAGAGTAGTAATGACAACCCTAACGAACCAGAACTCGAATCACAGCATCCAAACGAAACAGAAGCAAATAAACTAGATTCGCTGCCACCAGCGGCAAATAACCCTACCGGAACACTGTCTTCAGATGAATTAACTTTCACTCATGatttaattgaaaaagttttcaattgtAATGACAAGCTATCAGATAACTATAATACCCAAATATTATCGAACACAGAACATCCGCTTTTGACATCATATAAGTTAGACTTCCCAAAAATTCCCGCAGGTGTACTCCCCACAGACACTGATTCGGATGTTATATCATCCTTGGAGTCATTATATCATATCCATTGCAACTCCGTTTATGAATGCATCAAGTTTCTGAAGAGTGATAATATATCAAATGCATTATTCTTCTCTAACTCTAACTCTATATCGCCCACGATGTTTAATCTATTCATTTCTGAGCCATTGATTGATTGGGTAACTAAATGTGACTTAATCACCTATACAGGGttaatcaaatttttttcacaattTATAATTCATTCTAATGAGATCAGTGACTCaatcattcaaaaactgGAAAGTATGATCAAGCTATTGCCCGAACAAATTAATAAGGCTGTTTTAGAATTACCAAAAGCGCTAGTGCAAAGGAAGTTATCAattattaataattttacCAAACTAGTGAAAAAACTAATAAAGTTATTAAAATTCATTCTAAACTTCTTGAAAAGTTTTCCTATATTTAAAAGTGGCATGAATAATGACtggaagaatattgtaAATTTAGAcgatattttggaaatgaTGATTAATGAAGACGATACAAATTCAGAGACAAACACAATAATGCAACATTTACAAGGGTTCTGTCAAGTTTTCGTAACAAAGTTCTTAAATTCCTCTATGAGCGTTAGCAATGATCCCTCTGTGTCTATCGAATGCAAGTCCTTAAATGAAATGATTAAAGATTTTTGTTCCTTTATTTCCCTACAAAGCAAATTTTCGTGCTTGAAATTAATTGATTGCAGCACAAGATTCAGGAATGCAATAATCGGCGATATTAGCTTAAAATCAAATGAGAATTTGCTATCATGGTTGTTTCTAAATAATGTCATGGGCCAATTGCTGAACTACTGTTTTGAAGTCATGAAATTCGTCAATGGCCTAAAAGTTTAA